In Sceloporus undulatus isolate JIND9_A2432 ecotype Alabama chromosome 10, SceUnd_v1.1, whole genome shotgun sequence, the following proteins share a genomic window:
- the VPS29 gene encoding vacuolar protein sorting-associated protein 29 isoform X1 produces MHSILQKAGHRLVLVLGDLHIPHRCNSLPAKFKKLLVPGKIQHILCTGNLCTKESYDYLKTLAGDVHVVRGDFDENLNYPEQKVVTVGQFKIGLIHGHQVIPWGDVASLALLQRQFDVDILISGHTHKFEAFEHENKFYINPGSATGAYSALENNIISSFVLMDIQASTVVTYVYQLIGDDVKVERIEYKKS; encoded by the exons ATGCATAGCATCTTGCAAAAG GCTGGGCACAGA TTGGTGTTAGTGTTGGGAGACCTTCATATCCCTCACCGCTGCAACAGTCTGCCAGCTAAATTCAAGAAACTACTGGTTCCAGGAAAGATTCAGCACATTCTCTGCACTGGAAACCTCTGCACAAAGGAGAGTTACGACTATCTCAAGACCCTGGCTGGTGATGTTCATGTGGTTAGAGGGGATTTTGATGAG AACTTGAACTACCCTGAACAGAAAGTTGTAACTGTTGGGCAATTTAAGATTGGACTGATCCATGGCCATCAAGTGATTCCATGGGGAGATGTGGCGAGTCTGGCACTACTCCAGAGGCAGTTTGATGTGGACATCCTGATCTCGGGGCACACACACAAATTTGAGGCATTTGAACATGAAAACAAGTTCTATATCAACCCTGGATCGGCAACAGGAGCATACAGTGCTTTGGAAAA CAATATCATCTCTTCTTTTGTGCTGATGGATATTCAAGCTTCCACTGTCGTTACTTATGTTTATCAGCTAATTGGTGATGACGTCAAAGTAGAAAGAATCGAGTACAAGAAATCTTAA
- the VPS29 gene encoding vacuolar protein sorting-associated protein 29 isoform X3, producing MLVLVLGDLHIPHRCNSLPAKFKKLLVPGKIQHILCTGNLCTKESYDYLKTLAGDVHVVRGDFDENLNYPEQKVVTVGQFKIGLIHGHQVIPWGDVASLALLQRQFDVDILISGHTHKFEAFEHENKFYINPGSATGAYSALENNIISSFVLMDIQASTVVTYVYQLIGDDVKVERIEYKKS from the exons ATG TTGGTGTTAGTGTTGGGAGACCTTCATATCCCTCACCGCTGCAACAGTCTGCCAGCTAAATTCAAGAAACTACTGGTTCCAGGAAAGATTCAGCACATTCTCTGCACTGGAAACCTCTGCACAAAGGAGAGTTACGACTATCTCAAGACCCTGGCTGGTGATGTTCATGTGGTTAGAGGGGATTTTGATGAG AACTTGAACTACCCTGAACAGAAAGTTGTAACTGTTGGGCAATTTAAGATTGGACTGATCCATGGCCATCAAGTGATTCCATGGGGAGATGTGGCGAGTCTGGCACTACTCCAGAGGCAGTTTGATGTGGACATCCTGATCTCGGGGCACACACACAAATTTGAGGCATTTGAACATGAAAACAAGTTCTATATCAACCCTGGATCGGCAACAGGAGCATACAGTGCTTTGGAAAA CAATATCATCTCTTCTTTTGTGCTGATGGATATTCAAGCTTCCACTGTCGTTACTTATGTTTATCAGCTAATTGGTGATGACGTCAAAGTAGAAAGAATCGAGTACAAGAAATCTTAA
- the VPS29 gene encoding vacuolar protein sorting-associated protein 29 isoform X2 — MAGHRLVLVLGDLHIPHRCNSLPAKFKKLLVPGKIQHILCTGNLCTKESYDYLKTLAGDVHVVRGDFDENLNYPEQKVVTVGQFKIGLIHGHQVIPWGDVASLALLQRQFDVDILISGHTHKFEAFEHENKFYINPGSATGAYSALENNIISSFVLMDIQASTVVTYVYQLIGDDVKVERIEYKKS, encoded by the exons ATG GCTGGGCACAGA TTGGTGTTAGTGTTGGGAGACCTTCATATCCCTCACCGCTGCAACAGTCTGCCAGCTAAATTCAAGAAACTACTGGTTCCAGGAAAGATTCAGCACATTCTCTGCACTGGAAACCTCTGCACAAAGGAGAGTTACGACTATCTCAAGACCCTGGCTGGTGATGTTCATGTGGTTAGAGGGGATTTTGATGAG AACTTGAACTACCCTGAACAGAAAGTTGTAACTGTTGGGCAATTTAAGATTGGACTGATCCATGGCCATCAAGTGATTCCATGGGGAGATGTGGCGAGTCTGGCACTACTCCAGAGGCAGTTTGATGTGGACATCCTGATCTCGGGGCACACACACAAATTTGAGGCATTTGAACATGAAAACAAGTTCTATATCAACCCTGGATCGGCAACAGGAGCATACAGTGCTTTGGAAAA CAATATCATCTCTTCTTTTGTGCTGATGGATATTCAAGCTTCCACTGTCGTTACTTATGTTTATCAGCTAATTGGTGATGACGTCAAAGTAGAAAGAATCGAGTACAAGAAATCTTAA
- the RAD9B gene encoding cell cycle checkpoint control protein RAD9B, with translation MKCVIGGAHIKVFGRAIHAMARISDGFWFDPIEKGLSLRAVNSSRSAYACVFFSSIFFQHYSCRNTPERNQHKNHIRLRCKLVIKSVLPLFRCLNTLERNVEKCTIYTDFKDCCIVFQLFCRHGVVKTHNLAFQECEPLQAVFAKHLCPNVLKARSRQLSDILIHFPNYQEEVTLSVTPVKVCFKTYTEDEMDFAIVMHTEIHLSPEEFEYFQVGVDSEITFCLKELRGLIAFAEAIHVPVAVHFDMPGRPVVFSLEDTVVEASFVLATLADTSESLHLSRGQRRSPALESSNQGTVSNRNLQDPETTKNPADNFTITAEAQPSSPGYSKFYSLFFGAISSSEEDVTNALHTLATASDTEDFGN, from the exons ATGAAGTGCGTTATTGGCGGCGCCCATATTAAAG TGTTCGGGAGGGCTATACATGCCATGGCACGGATCAGTGATGGCTTTTGGTTCGATCCAATTGAAAAAGGA CTTTCCCTGAGGGCAGTGAATTCCTCCAGATCAGCCTATGCCTGTGTCTTCTTTTCATCTATATTCTTTCAACACTATTCCTGCAGAAATACACCTGAACGGAATCAGCATAAAAACCACATACGTCTTAGATGCAAGTTAGTAATAAAG TCAGTCCTGCCACTGTTTCGGTGCTTGAATACACTAGAAAGGAACGTAGAGAAATGCACCATTTATACAGACTTTAAGGACTGCTGTATTGTTTTTCAACTTTTCTGCAGACATG GTGTTGTGAAAACTCACAACCTAGCTTTTCAAGAATGTGAACCTTTGCAAGCCGTGTTTGCAAAACATCTGTGTCCCAACGTCCTGAAGGCAAGGTCCAG GCAACTTTCTGATATATTGATTCATTTTCCAAACTATCAAGAAGAAGTAACTTTATCTGTAACACCTGTGAAAGTGTGTTTCAAGACTTACACTGAAGATGAAATGG ATTTTGCTATTGTAATGCATACAGAAATACATCTCAGTCCAGAAGAATTTGAATACTTTCAAGTTGGAGTAGACTCTGAAATCACATTTTGTCTTAAAGAGTTACGG GGACTAATAGCTTTTGCAGAAGCTATCCATGTTCCAGTTGCTGTTCATTTTGATATGCCTGGAAG GCCAGTTGTTTTCAGCCTTGAGGATACAGTAGTTGAAGCCAGTTTTGTTTTGGCTACTTTAGCAGATACTTCTGAATCTCTGCATCTTTCCCGGGGCCAGAGAAG GAGCCCTGCATTGGAGAGCAGTAATCAAGGCACCGTTTCCAACAGAAACCTGCAAGACCCAGAAACAACCAAGAATCCAGCAGACAACTTTACCATTACGGCAGAAGCTCAACCATCTAGTCCTGGCTATAGTAAG TTCTACTCCTTGTTCTTTGGAGCAATTTCATCCAGTGAGGAGGATGTAACCAATGCATTGCATACTTTGGCAACAGCAAGTGACACTGAAGATTTTGGCAATTGA